The window GTCGAGCAGGTCGGCGTGAAGGCGCCGGGCAGCGAGAAGAGAACGACCTTCTTGCCCTTGAAATAATCGTCGGAGGTCATGTCCTGCCAGCGGAACGGGTTGGGGCCGCCAACGGCCTCGTCGCGAACGCGCGTGCGGAAGGTTACGGCGGGCACTTTTTTGCCGAGCATGTCTTTTCTCCTGATCAGGTGTTTTATGCGTATCGCTTGGGATCGATCCGCACGGAATTCTTTTGCCGTTTCCATAACGCAAGATGCGCTGCGGTGCAGCATAAAAATCGGATTGAGGCGTTGAATGTATGAAATGCCGCATCGGCGGAGGATCAATTGTGGAGATCGACCGACCAGCGCAGCAATGGGGGCAAGGGCGTCCACCAGCCGGTGCGAATTCCGGCTTGCCGCAGCATGGCGGCCGACCATGTGTTACAGCCGGCAAACGCATTGAACCAGCCATTCGCCTCAAAAAACGCGTCATTGAGACCATAGGCGACACCGGGGATAAGCTGAACCTTGCCGTCTTTCCTGACAAAGCTCGCCCCGATACCGGCGAGAAGGCGCTGATACCCCGCTTCGGAAATGCGCAGGCGTTTCACCCCGGCCAGATCGGCGGGAAAATCCCCGGTCACATCCACATGCATCACCGACTGATCCAGCGTAAACGAACGCAGGACCGGCATGGGTTTCAGATCGGCCCAGGTAGGCGTCTCGGTATAAAACGACCGGCCGCCCCAGCCGAACACCAGATAGGCCGCCGCCGGATGGTTGACCGCAATACCGTCTTCCTGCAATTCGGCAAATGCCCGCCGCAGATCGTCGTCAACCGGCACGGCGATATCGGTGTGAATCGGGTTGGATAACAGCAGGATTTCGCGGCCCGCCACGCCGCCGCTCACATCCCCTGCGAAAAACGGGCGCGGCACGACAGTGCCGAGCAGAAGCAACAGGAGGATCAGCAGCATGCAGCCGCCGATCCGCCTTGTGAGAAGCCTCAACACGAAATGCCGTCAGAACAGGAAATAACGCTGTGCCATCGGCAGCACCGTTGCCGGTTCGCAGGTCAGAAGCTCGCCATCGGCGCGCACTTCGTAGGTTTCGGGATCGACCTCGATATGGGGGGTCAGCGAATTGTGGATCATCGACGCCTTGGAAATACCACCGCGCACATTCTTTACCGGCAGCAGTTTCTTGGCGACGCCGAGGCGCTGGGCAAGGCCGGCATCCAGCGACGCCTGCGACACGAAAGTGACCGAGGAATTGGTGCGCAGCTTGCCATAGGCGGCAAACATCGGCCGGTAATGCATCGGCTGCGGCGTGGGAATGGAGGCATTCGGATCGCCCATCGGTGCGGCGGCAATCGAGCCGCCAAGCAGCACCATCTCCGGCTTCACGCCGAAAAAGGCCGGGTTCCACAAGACGAGATCGGCGCGCTTGCCGACTTCGATGGAGCCGATCTCGTGGCTGACGCCCTGGGCGATGGCCGGGTTGATGGT is drawn from Agrobacterium tumefaciens and contains these coding sequences:
- a CDS encoding TIGR02117 family protein, translating into MLRLLTRRIGGCMLLILLLLLLGTVVPRPFFAGDVSGGVAGREILLLSNPIHTDIAVPVDDDLRRAFAELQEDGIAVNHPAAAYLVFGWGGRSFYTETPTWADLKPMPVLRSFTLDQSVMHVDVTGDFPADLAGVKRLRISEAGYQRLLAGIGASFVRKDGKVQLIPGVAYGLNDAFFEANGWFNAFAGCNTWSAAMLRQAGIRTGWWTPLPPLLRWSVDLHN